The genomic DNA GTACGCCGATTCAACGAAGCGATCTACAACGACCTGGGGATCGACAATCTGATCTGCGTGATCGCCGAACCGACCCTCGAAACCGCTGACGCGATCTTCTCGCATCGCGATGTCCGACTGATCTGCGTCACCGGCGGACCCGCTGTCGCTCGCGCGGCCTTGAAAAGCGGCAAGCGAGCCGTTGTCGCGGGCCCTGGAAATCCTCCCGTCGTCGTCGACGAGACCGCCGATCTGGATCGCGCCGCTCGCTGCATCATCGAAGGTGGAGCGTTCGACAACAATCTGTTGTGCATCGCCGAAAAGCAAGTCTTTGTCGTCGAACAGGTCTTCGACGCGATGATGTCCGCCATGGAACGCGCCGGCGCGGCGCGACTGAATTCGAGCGAGATCGATCGACTGACCTCGCAAGCGATCGCAGTCGTTGGCGAAGGCGAACACCGACACCAAGTTGCCGCGAAGGACTTCATCGGCAAAGACGCTGCCGTCTTGTGTGCCGCGGCGGGCAAGAACGTTGCCGCCGACGTCGAACTGGCGTTTGGCGAGACCGATTATTCGCATCCGTTTGTTGGCGTCGAACAGATGATGCCATTCATCCCCTTTGTCCGCGCTCGCGATGTCGACCACGCGATTGCGATGGCCAAGGAGAGCGAACACGGCTTCCGTCACACCAGCATGATCCACAGCCGCGACGTGCGGAACATGACCAAGATGGGCCGCGCGATGGACACCACGCTGTATGTGAAGAATGGTGCCAGCATGGCCGGATTGGGACTTGGCGGCGAAGGCTACTTGAGCTTCTCGATCGCGGGACCGACCGGCGAAGGGGTGACCACGCCGCAAACGTTCACTCGCGAACGCCGCTGCAGCATCATCGAAAACCTGTACGTCGTCGGCAGCCCGAAAAACGTCTAAGCGACGGCTGCGATATTGAATCCGATTGAAATCGAAAACACTCCAAAGCTCGTCCATTGCAAACCGCCAAAGTCCTCGGAACGACACGCGCCACGATCAAGCACGCCAGCTTTGTCGGGCAGAAGCTGTTGATCGTTCAACCGTTGATGGCGGACGGTTCGGCGGATGGCCCGCCGTTGCTGACCTTGGATGGCTGGGGTGCCAGTCGTGGCGATACCGTCCTGCTGACTAGCGATTCCAGTTGCATGGAAGACCTGATCGGCAAAGACAAAAACACGCCCGCCCGCTGGACCACGATGGGCATCATCGACCAACGATAGTTCGAAAGAAGACAACAACTCAACATGACCTCAACGCCACTCGACCTGGAAGCCATCGTTCGCCGCATTGTCGGCGAAGTGGTCGCCGGTGCCGTGGCGCCAAAGTCGCAACCGGTCGCCAGCGCCAACACGCGGCTGTGCCTGATCGATCGCCCCGTGATCGCTTTGACCGACGTGGAGAAACGGCTCGACGGAATGTCCGAAATCGCCGTCGCTCCGCGTGCCGTGATCACTCCGGCGGTCAAAGATCTGCTGCGAGCGCAGTCGATCGCGATCGTCCGCGAAGAAAAACAGAACACGATGCGAACTCCAGTCGCTGCCCCGGCGGCGCTGCTGGTCGCCGACGTCGATTGCTCCAACCGCTGTGCCGCGTTTGCCAAGCAATTGGGCATTCGAACGCGCCGCGGAGTGCAGATCGTTGTCGCCGAAGAAGCTCGAATTGTCCTGGCCGACCTGCCGCAACGCGTGGTCTGCGATCTATGTCGCAGCGGCGCCGAAGCGGTTCAAGTCGGATCGCTCAGCGAAGTCCAAGCGGTCGCCGCTGCGATGCAGCCCGATGTTTGGGTGCTGGACATGACGCGACTGAACGTGATCGCGGCGACAAACCTCGCCACGCGACTAACAAAATAGAAACCCCGTCCACGGAAGACCGATGCGAATCGCCAAAGTGATTGGAAGCGTAACGCTCAGCCGATGCCATCCGGCCATGGCCGGTTCGCGGCTGCGATGCGTGTTGCCAGTCGACGACATCGCGCAGATCGCCAGCGACGACTTCAGCGGCTCCGAACTGTTGGTGACCTGGGACGAATTGGGAGCGGGCAATGGCGATCTGATCGCTTTGGCCGAGGGCCCCGAAGCGGCTCAACCCTTCCAACCGCAAATCAAATGCATCGACGCTTACAACGCGGCGATCCTAGACCATATCGACCTCCAATAGCGTGACTTCTCCGAAGCCAAGCACTCACACCCTGCAACCTTCAAAGACCAGCATGCAAAACATCCACAAAATCAAACAAGACATCTGCGAAATTGGAAAGCGGATTTACGCCAAGGGTTTCGCCGCTGCAAACGACGGGAACATCACCGTCCGCGTTAGCGAAAACGAAGTCCTGTGCACGCCGACCATGCACTGCAAGGGTTATTTGAAGCCTGAAGACATCAGCGTTGTCGACATGACCGGCAAGCAGTTGAGCGGCAACAAGAAGCGCAGCAGCGAAGCGCTGTTGCACTTGGAAATCTACAAGCAACGCCCCGAACTGAAGAGCGTGGTGCATTGCCATCCGCCACACGCCACCGCGTTTGCCGTCGCTCGCGAACCGATCCCACAATGCGTGCTGCCCGAAGTCGAAGTCTTCTTGGGCGACGTGCCGATCACCAAATACGAGACTCCCGGCGGACAAGCGTTTGCCGATACCGTGATCCCGTACATCCACAAGAGTAACGTGATCATCCTGGCCAACCACGGCACCGTCAGCTTCGGCGAAAACGTCGAACGGGCTTACTGGTGGACCGAGATCTTGGACGCCTACTGCCGCATCCTGCTGCTGTCGCGTCAGCTGGGACACGTGCAATACCTCAGCGGCGACAAGTCGCGTGAACTGTTGGAACTGAAGGACAAATGGGGGTTCACCGATCCGCGTTTGACCAAGGAGTTCGAAAACTGTGACATCTGTGCCAACGATGTCTTCCGCGACAGCTGGGAAGCGAACGGCGTATCGCGTCGCGCCTTCGACGCCCCACCCGCAGCCGGCAGCATGTCCGGTGGAGCAGCCCCTGCGGCAGCCGCTGGCAAGAACGTCGACGAAGAACAATTGGTGAAGCTGATCACCGCCGAAGTCATGCGTCAGATGGGCAAAGCCTAATCGCGACGCAGCGACGAACCGAGACACTTAACACGACAAGAACGACACAACAGAAACTCCAACGGACGCACGATTTGCGTCCCGCAGAACGGTGAAAGAATTATGAAAGTATCGATTATTGGCGGCGGCGGTTTGGTTGGATCCTGTGCGGGCTACGCGCTGCAGTGCGGCGGCATCGTCCGCGAGATCGCCTTGCTGGATGTCAACGCCGAACTGGCCGTTGGCCAAGCGCTCGACATGGCTCACGGTGCTCCTAGCGTCGCCGATCAAGTGATCGTTGGTGGCGGCTACGAACACATTCCGTCGAGCGATGTGATCTGCATCACTGCCGGTCTGCGTCGCAAGCCAGACGAATCGCGATTGGACTTGATCAACCGCAACACCGACCTGTTTGTTTCGATCTTGGACCAGATCAAAGCGGCTGGATTGAAGGAGGGCGCGATCGTCGTCGTCGTGTCGAACCCCGTCGACATCCTGACCTACGTCGCGGCTCATCGCTTGGGCTTGCCGAAGCAGAAGGTGATCGGCCTGGGAACTCAGCTCGATACGATCCGCTTCTGCTGCCTGATCTCGTCGGAACTCAAGGCACCGCCAACGCAGACGAAGGCGTTGATTTTGGGTGAGCATGGCGACAGCATGGTGCCGATCTGGTCGAGTGCCACGATCGCCGGCCTGCCATTGGACAAATACCCAGGTTGGAATCCAAACTTGGCGAACCAATTGTTCACGCGAACCAAGGGAAGTGGCGCCGAAGTGATCAAACGCAAGGGCGGAGCTGGCTTTGCCGTCGGCATCGCGATCCGCGACGTGATCGAATCGATCGCTTTGAATTCGCAAAAGGTTCTGCCAGTTAGCAGCATCCAAGAGGGATGTTACGGAATCCGCGACGTCGCGTTGAGCGTCCCGACAGTTGTCGGCCGTTGCGGCGTTGTCGATCGTCACGAGATCGATCTGTGGCCAAAGGAAGTTCAAGGCCTGCGAGCCAGCGGTGCAGCGCTTCGCAAAACCTTGGAAGTTGTCCTGAACCGCGTCGGTTAGTAGCCCGGTTCCAGTTGGTCGCTCTTTCGCATTACGAGCACGACGTTCAAGCGAGTGATCCGCGCGACGATCCTGGAATCACCTTCTAGCGCTTCGTCCCGGTATTTCGGACGGAGCGAGCGGGGGCAATTTCTTGTATATTGAGGCCGATGCGTCGGCCTCGTGATTTCGGGCCGGCGTTCCACAACATAACGGCGGGCCGACCATGGACGACAAGAAGCGATTGCGCAGCGAAGACTGGTTTAATAACCTCAGCGATCCCAAAATCACGGCGCTTTATCTGGAGCGTTATCTCAATTACGGGCTGACTCGCGACGAACTGCAATCCGGTCGCCCATTGATCGGAATCGCGCAAACCGGCAGCGACATCTCCCCCTGCAATCGGATCCATCTGCAGACCGCCGAGCGCGCTCGCGACGGAATCCGCGATGCCGGAGGAATCCCGTTTGTCTTTCCGATGCATCCGATTCAAGAGAGTTGCCGACGTCCGACGTCGGGACTCGATCGCAACCTCGCCTACCTCGGCTTGGTTGAAATCATGCGCGGCTACCCCTTCGACGGCATCGTTTTGACGACCGGTTGCGACAAGACAACTCCCGCCGCATTGATGGCCGCTGCGACCGTCAACCTTCCGTCGATCGTCCTCTCCGGCGGACCGATGGTCGACAGTTATCTGGACGGTCGACTGGCCGGCG from Rosistilla carotiformis includes the following:
- a CDS encoding aldehyde dehydrogenase family protein, coding for MQYDENLIRSVVSQVLAEVGSPPPIHNGSGGYSGRHGVFHDANEAVAAAQEAFLQLTERTIEERGRIIDHIRRISIDQSEELGTMEMNETKIGRLEHKIAKLLTLGQRAPGIEMIKTEAFSGDKGLAIIERAPFGVIGAITPVTHSLPTITGNAVSMIAGGNTVVVNPHPSGKRVAAEGVRRFNEAIYNDLGIDNLICVIAEPTLETADAIFSHRDVRLICVTGGPAVARAALKSGKRAVVAGPGNPPVVVDETADLDRAARCIIEGGAFDNNLLCIAEKQVFVVEQVFDAMMSAMERAGAARLNSSEIDRLTSQAIAVVGEGEHRHQVAAKDFIGKDAAVLCAAAGKNVAADVELAFGETDYSHPFVGVEQMMPFIPFVRARDVDHAIAMAKESEHGFRHTSMIHSRDVRNMTKMGRAMDTTLYVKNGASMAGLGLGGEGYLSFSIAGPTGEGVTTPQTFTRERRCSIIENLYVVGSPKNV
- a CDS encoding EutN/CcmL family microcompartment protein encodes the protein MRIAKVIGSVTLSRCHPAMAGSRLRCVLPVDDIAQIASDDFSGSELLVTWDELGAGNGDLIALAEGPEAAQPFQPQIKCIDAYNAAILDHIDLQ
- a CDS encoding EutN/CcmL family microcompartment protein; the protein is MQTAKVLGTTRATIKHASFVGQKLLIVQPLMADGSADGPPLLTLDGWGASRGDTVLLTSDSSCMEDLIGKDKNTPARWTTMGIIDQR
- a CDS encoding lactate/malate dehydrogenase family protein, with amino-acid sequence MKVSIIGGGGLVGSCAGYALQCGGIVREIALLDVNAELAVGQALDMAHGAPSVADQVIVGGGYEHIPSSDVICITAGLRRKPDESRLDLINRNTDLFVSILDQIKAAGLKEGAIVVVVSNPVDILTYVAAHRLGLPKQKVIGLGTQLDTIRFCCLISSELKAPPTQTKALILGEHGDSMVPIWSSATIAGLPLDKYPGWNPNLANQLFTRTKGSGAEVIKRKGGAGFAVGIAIRDVIESIALNSQKVLPVSSIQEGCYGIRDVALSVPTVVGRCGVVDRHEIDLWPKEVQGLRASGAALRKTLEVVLNRVG
- a CDS encoding class II aldolase/adducin family protein, with protein sequence MQNIHKIKQDICEIGKRIYAKGFAAANDGNITVRVSENEVLCTPTMHCKGYLKPEDISVVDMTGKQLSGNKKRSSEALLHLEIYKQRPELKSVVHCHPPHATAFAVAREPIPQCVLPEVEVFLGDVPITKYETPGGQAFADTVIPYIHKSNVIILANHGTVSFGENVERAYWWTEILDAYCRILLLSRQLGHVQYLSGDKSRELLELKDKWGFTDPRLTKEFENCDICANDVFRDSWEANGVSRRAFDAPPAAGSMSGGAAPAAAAGKNVDEEQLVKLITAEVMRQMGKA